Proteins found in one Nocardia brasiliensis ATCC 700358 genomic segment:
- a CDS encoding MCE family protein, translated as MSIKKPLIGFGIFALVSILVTVVVWNTLARIVQGDTNTYSATFSDVLGLHTGDDVRMAGVRVGKVEKIELNRDPKSKKQVAKVTFVVQRDQTLFDDTKALVRYQNLIGQRYVALAPGKAPSPAQLKNNGSIPLERTEPSFDVSGLLNGFQPLFQALQPEQVNRLSETFIQALQGDGVSLSAFIVQAAQLATDFQRRDAILSDVIVNLSGVMSGLAKRGDELETLVTQTRALIGGLYEQGQSLQSSTVQIANATSSLVDMVGNIQPKLQTAQNSTSAALTLLLNNGAKLDQMAVDLPNIVSIGGKHTSEGGYANAYLCGLDVSLYGVLFPRGLFSQIGGTSHSAVCRP; from the coding sequence ATGAGTATAAAAAAGCCGCTGATCGGGTTCGGCATCTTCGCGCTCGTCTCCATCCTGGTGACGGTCGTCGTCTGGAATACCTTGGCGCGCATCGTCCAGGGCGACACCAACACCTACTCCGCGACGTTCTCCGATGTGCTCGGCCTGCACACCGGCGACGATGTCCGAATGGCCGGCGTGCGGGTCGGCAAGGTCGAGAAGATCGAGCTGAACCGCGACCCGAAGTCCAAGAAGCAGGTGGCGAAGGTGACCTTCGTCGTGCAGCGGGATCAAACCCTGTTCGACGACACCAAAGCCCTGGTGCGCTACCAGAACCTGATCGGGCAGCGGTATGTCGCGCTGGCGCCGGGCAAGGCGCCGAGCCCGGCGCAGCTGAAGAACAACGGATCGATTCCGCTGGAGCGCACCGAGCCGTCGTTCGATGTGTCCGGGCTGCTCAACGGTTTTCAGCCGCTGTTCCAGGCGCTGCAGCCCGAGCAGGTGAACCGGTTGTCCGAGACTTTCATCCAGGCCCTGCAGGGCGACGGGGTCTCGTTGAGCGCGTTCATCGTGCAGGCCGCGCAGCTGGCCACCGATTTCCAGCGGCGGGACGCGATCCTGTCCGACGTGATCGTCAACCTGTCCGGCGTGATGTCGGGGTTGGCCAAACGAGGTGATGAATTGGAGACCCTGGTGACCCAGACCCGGGCCTTGATCGGCGGGTTGTACGAGCAGGGGCAGTCGTTGCAGTCCTCGACCGTGCAGATCGCCAACGCCACCAGTTCGCTGGTGGACATGGTCGGCAACATCCAGCCGAAGCTGCAGACCGCGCAGAACTCCACCAGCGCGGCACTCACGCTACTGCTGAACAACGGCGCCAAGCTCGACCAGATGGCGGTCGACCTGCCCAACATCGTCTCGATCGGCGGCAAGCACACCTCCGAGGGCGGCTACGCCAACGCCTACCTGTGCGGCTTGGACGTCTCGCTGTACGGCGTGCTGTTCCCGCGCGGTCTGTTCTCGCAGATCGGTGGCACTTCGCACTCGGCGGTGTGCCGCCCATGA
- a CDS encoding MlaD family protein: protein MIIDPSGRGPTMRQLLLAGVGGLVVFAIVLAFLMGRYTGYFVDKVNVVANLTTTGDGLPEKADVKFRGVLVGEVADVEVAAKGELQKVQIEMKPEFAKGVPSNVTARVVPSNLFAVTSVELVFNGPADQFLREGSVIEEDRSAGTLALQDTLTTVRNILDRIDPMQFGRVLGTLSQALDGSGRMPGSTVERFDRWLQSVDDSIPNLGVMLGDLSASMHALNQSAPELLDVLGTSVDTARTIADRRTDLVALITGTSSTVDTVNDLFARNGDVGKQVTAGTSDMFGAVAADPSAITNTILNLSEMVRRMDTTFTWGPQQQQRWNAGITLTPYKPYTVADCPRYGELAGPSCATAPAVNELPPLPDKLKPRALESAAGLPPVVPMPGLPLIPGVTMPNPATAAGPVAGEPRPFAGTPLEGLFPMLPGLLGGQPAPAPAPGPVPPAAAPAGAPKVGEISYQGDAAITQLLGRQPTTAEYLLLSSILKGGTMHVAQSEASR from the coding sequence ATGATCATTGATCCGAGTGGGCGTGGTCCCACCATGCGCCAGCTGCTCCTCGCGGGTGTCGGCGGGCTGGTCGTCTTCGCGATCGTGCTGGCGTTCTTGATGGGCCGCTACACCGGTTACTTCGTCGACAAGGTCAACGTCGTCGCGAACCTCACCACCACCGGTGACGGCCTGCCGGAGAAGGCGGACGTCAAGTTCCGTGGCGTGCTCGTCGGCGAGGTCGCCGACGTCGAGGTCGCGGCCAAAGGCGAGCTGCAGAAGGTGCAGATCGAGATGAAACCCGAGTTCGCGAAGGGCGTTCCGTCGAACGTCACCGCGCGGGTGGTGCCGAGCAACCTGTTCGCGGTCACCTCGGTCGAGCTGGTCTTCAACGGCCCGGCCGATCAGTTCCTGCGCGAGGGCTCGGTCATCGAGGAGGACCGCAGCGCGGGCACGCTCGCGCTGCAGGACACCCTGACCACGGTGCGCAACATCCTGGACCGGATCGATCCGATGCAGTTCGGGCGCGTGCTCGGCACGCTCTCGCAGGCGCTCGACGGCAGCGGCCGGATGCCCGGCTCCACCGTCGAACGGTTCGATCGCTGGTTGCAGTCGGTGGACGACTCCATCCCGAACCTCGGGGTGATGCTCGGTGACCTGTCCGCGTCGATGCACGCGCTGAACCAGTCCGCGCCCGAATTGCTCGACGTGCTCGGCACTTCCGTCGATACCGCGCGCACCATCGCCGACCGGCGCACCGATCTCGTCGCGTTGATCACCGGCACCAGCAGCACGGTCGACACCGTGAACGATCTGTTCGCGCGCAACGGTGATGTGGGCAAGCAGGTCACCGCGGGCACGAGCGATATGTTCGGCGCGGTGGCCGCGGATCCGTCCGCGATCACCAACACGATCCTGAATCTCAGTGAGATGGTGCGCCGGATGGACACCACCTTCACCTGGGGTCCGCAACAGCAGCAGCGCTGGAACGCGGGTATCACGCTCACGCCGTACAAGCCGTACACCGTGGCCGACTGCCCGCGCTACGGCGAGCTGGCCGGACCGAGCTGCGCCACCGCGCCCGCGGTGAACGAACTGCCGCCGCTGCCGGACAAGCTGAAGCCGCGCGCGCTGGAATCGGCCGCCGGTCTGCCCCCGGTGGTGCCGATGCCGGGCCTGCCGCTGATCCCGGGTGTCACCATGCCCAACCCGGCGACCGCCGCGGGCCCGGTGGCCGGCGAGCCGCGTCCGTTCGCGGGCACGCCGCTGGAGGGCCTGTTCCCGATGCTGCCCGGTCTGCTCGGCGGGCAGCCCGCTCCGGCGCCCGCGCCGGGCCCGGTGCCGCCGGCCGCCGCACCGGCGGGCGCGCCGAAGGTCGGGGAGATCTCCTACCAGGGCGATGCCGCGATCACCCAGCTGCTCGGGCGGCAGCCGACCACCGCCGAATACCTGCTGTTGAGCTCGATCTTGAAGGGCGGGACCATGCACGTGGCCCAGAGCGAGGCGAGCCGATGA
- a CDS encoding ABC transporter permease, with translation MSSTYVPPLLRPFQQLRKGASAPANLLAKLGHQVFFLLRSIGSIPLALKHYPKEVWRLLSDVTWGNGNLVVGGGTIGVVVILSAFGGMTVGIQGYNSLNLLGLSPITGAISAFATTREIGPLLATIAFAAQAGCRFTAQLGAMRISEEIDALESIAIRPLPYLISTRMFAAMIAIIPLYCLGLAMAYISCSLTVQLIGGTASGTYQHYFYQFLVPGDVVYSLVKAILFVAVTTFIQCYYGFFASGGPEGVGVAAGRAIKVCIIAVVFANLFMTLAIWGVTAGIRISG, from the coding sequence GTGTCGTCGACATACGTTCCCCCGCTGCTGCGGCCGTTCCAACAGCTTCGCAAGGGCGCGTCGGCGCCGGCGAACCTGCTCGCCAAACTGGGCCACCAGGTGTTCTTCCTGTTGCGCTCGATCGGCTCGATTCCGTTGGCGCTCAAGCACTATCCGAAGGAAGTGTGGCGGCTGCTCTCGGATGTCACCTGGGGCAACGGGAACCTGGTCGTCGGTGGCGGCACGATCGGCGTCGTGGTCATCCTCAGCGCTTTCGGCGGGATGACCGTCGGCATCCAGGGTTACAACTCGCTGAACCTGCTCGGCCTGAGCCCGATCACCGGCGCGATCTCCGCGTTCGCCACCACCCGGGAGATCGGCCCGCTGCTCGCCACGATCGCGTTCGCCGCGCAGGCGGGCTGCCGGTTCACCGCGCAGCTGGGCGCCATGCGGATCTCCGAGGAGATCGACGCGCTGGAGTCCATCGCGATCCGGCCGCTGCCCTACCTGATCAGCACCCGGATGTTCGCCGCGATGATCGCCATCATCCCGCTGTACTGCCTGGGCCTGGCGATGGCCTACATCTCCTGCTCGCTGACCGTGCAACTGATCGGCGGCACCGCCAGCGGTACCTATCAGCACTACTTCTACCAATTCCTGGTACCGGGCGACGTGGTCTATTCGCTGGTGAAGGCGATCCTGTTCGTCGCGGTCACCACGTTCATCCAGTGCTACTACGGTTTCTTCGCCTCCGGCGGGCCGGAGGGTGTCGGTGTCGCGGCCGGCCGGGCGATCAAGGTGTGCATCATCGCGGTCGTGTTCGCGAATCTGTTCATGACATTGGCGATCTGGGGCGTCACCGCCGGAATCCGGATCTCAGGGTAG
- a CDS encoding ABC transporter permease yields the protein MSDAVDWTKGYWADHPKASLETFGRQITMGIAAVAELFVSIFRRRFPFREFIRQCAFMSSVSAAPTLLVAIPIGVIVSIQVGSIAGQVGATSFIGAANGLGIIQQGAPLVTSLMIAGAVGSAVCADLGSRTIREEIDAMKVMGVDPMRRLVAPRLGAAMLVSVLLCGFVVFVGFLTGYIFNIFAQNGTPGSYIGTFSSFAVTRDLLVALVKSLIFGLLAAIIACDNGLNARGGPGGVANAVNSAVVSSAIMLFGVNLIITQVYNALFPSQVV from the coding sequence ATGAGTGATGCGGTCGATTGGACCAAGGGTTACTGGGCAGACCATCCGAAGGCTTCGCTGGAAACCTTCGGTCGCCAGATCACCATGGGGATCGCGGCGGTTGCCGAACTTTTCGTCTCGATCTTCCGTCGCCGCTTCCCTTTTCGTGAGTTCATCCGCCAGTGCGCGTTCATGTCGAGCGTCTCGGCGGCGCCCACGCTGCTCGTCGCCATTCCGATCGGTGTCATCGTATCGATCCAGGTCGGCTCGATCGCCGGGCAGGTCGGCGCGACCTCCTTCATCGGCGCGGCCAACGGCCTCGGCATCATCCAGCAGGGCGCTCCCCTCGTCACCTCGCTGATGATCGCCGGCGCGGTCGGCTCCGCGGTCTGCGCCGACCTCGGCTCGCGCACCATCCGCGAAGAGATCGACGCGATGAAGGTGATGGGCGTCGACCCGATGCGCCGGTTGGTTGCTCCGCGCCTCGGCGCGGCCATGCTGGTCAGTGTGCTGCTCTGCGGCTTCGTCGTCTTCGTCGGTTTCTTGACCGGTTACATCTTCAATATTTTCGCGCAGAACGGAACGCCGGGTTCATATATCGGTACGTTCTCCTCGTTCGCCGTCACGCGTGATCTTCTTGTCGCACTGGTGAAATCGCTGATATTCGGTTTGCTCGCGGCGATCATCGCGTGCGACAACGGACTGAATGCCCGCGGCGGCCCGGGCGGCGTGGCCAACGCGGTCAATTCGGCAGTGGTGAGTTCGGCGATCATGTTGTTCGGCGTGAACCTGATAATCACTCAGGTGTACAACGCACTGTTCCCGTCACAGGTGGTCTGA
- a CDS encoding MFS transporter, whose product MSTTDLPRLKSSTGRWILLGTILGSSVASLDATVVNIALPRIGESLDTDVAGLQWTLNGYTLTLASFILLGGSLGDRLGRRKVFVWGTIGFALASVLCGAAMNIEMLVFARILQGVAGAMLTPGSLALISSSIDRRDQGAAIGLWSGFGGVSGALGPFLGGWLIEVAGWRSIFFINVPLAVVVVLVALKHVPESRDPNAGTRLDVPGAFVVALALGALTFGLIDTMPLLVVGGLLLLAAFVVIELRSDHPLVPPVLFASRVFTAANLVTLAVYAALGGVFFLLVLELQLVAGYSPLMSGVATVPVTLVMLLLSARAGRWAQVHGPRLPMTVGPLLAAGGLVLLLRIGPDTTYFIDVLPGVLVFGLGLTALVAPLTGAVLGAVPSSEAGIASGVNNAVARTAQLLAVAALPGLAGISGALGDPVAFDHGFAKAMWICVGLLIAGAVLAGVLLRAPRRPPTLDNVDCLPQCAAATGPALAPSERAPQSGDRAPQ is encoded by the coding sequence CTGATCTTCCGCGGCTGAAATCGTCCACCGGGCGCTGGATTCTGCTCGGCACGATCCTCGGTTCGTCGGTGGCCTCGCTCGACGCCACCGTCGTGAACATCGCGCTGCCCCGGATCGGTGAATCACTCGACACCGACGTCGCGGGCCTGCAGTGGACACTGAACGGTTACACGCTGACCTTGGCGTCGTTCATCCTGCTCGGCGGCTCGCTGGGCGACCGGCTCGGCCGGCGCAAGGTATTCGTCTGGGGCACCATCGGGTTCGCGCTCGCCTCGGTGCTGTGCGGTGCCGCGATGAACATCGAGATGCTGGTGTTCGCGCGGATTCTGCAGGGTGTGGCCGGTGCGATGCTGACGCCGGGCAGTCTCGCCCTGATCTCCTCGTCGATCGACCGGCGTGATCAGGGCGCGGCGATCGGTTTGTGGTCGGGGTTCGGCGGCGTCTCCGGCGCGCTCGGCCCGTTCCTCGGCGGTTGGCTGATCGAGGTGGCGGGCTGGCGCTCGATCTTCTTCATCAATGTGCCGCTCGCGGTGGTGGTCGTGCTCGTCGCGCTGAAACATGTGCCGGAGAGCCGTGATCCGAACGCCGGCACCCGGTTGGACGTGCCGGGCGCCTTCGTGGTCGCGCTCGCCCTCGGTGCGCTGACCTTCGGACTGATCGACACTATGCCCCTGCTCGTCGTCGGCGGGCTGCTGCTGCTCGCGGCGTTCGTGGTGATCGAGTTGCGCAGCGACCATCCGCTGGTGCCGCCGGTGCTGTTCGCCTCGCGCGTCTTCACCGCGGCCAACCTGGTCACGCTCGCGGTGTACGCCGCGCTCGGCGGCGTGTTCTTCCTGCTGGTGCTGGAACTGCAACTGGTGGCCGGGTATTCACCGCTGATGTCGGGTGTCGCGACCGTGCCCGTCACGCTGGTCATGCTGCTGTTGTCCGCGCGTGCGGGCCGGTGGGCCCAGGTGCACGGCCCGCGCCTGCCGATGACGGTCGGTCCGTTGCTCGCCGCGGGTGGGCTGGTACTGCTCCTCCGAATCGGCCCGGACACCACGTATTTCATTGATGTGCTGCCCGGCGTGCTCGTCTTCGGGCTCGGGCTCACCGCGCTGGTCGCCCCGCTGACCGGCGCCGTGCTCGGCGCGGTGCCGTCGAGCGAGGCGGGGATCGCCTCCGGGGTGAACAACGCCGTCGCGCGCACCGCGCAACTGCTCGCCGTCGCCGCGCTGCCCGGCCTGGCCGGAATCTCCGGTGCGCTGGGCGATCCCGTCGCGTTCGACCACGGTTTCGCCAAGGCCATGTGGATCTGTGTCGGCCTGCTGATCGCGGGCGCGGTGCTCGCCGGTGTGCTGCTGCGCGCGCCGCGGCGCCCGCCGACCCTGGACAACGTGGACTGCCTGCCGCAGTGCGCCGCGGCCACCGGACCCGCTCTCGCGCCGAGCGAGCGAGCGCCGCAGTCGGGCGACCGAGCGCCGCAATGA